The region GCGGCAACTGTTCTATAAGGAGACAGCATCAAACATCTACGTACATGTTGAGGGGGGGACGCGAGCGCGTGAGTGCATTCGTCATGTGCCGGCGAAGGATCCTTATTGTCTTCTGGATCGTGAGTACGATGTTGAATCCACACTTCTCGGTCTGTGGGTGGACGTCTGAGGAGGCCTGGGGAGAGGAGCCAACCCCTATCGCGGGAGAAGAGTTTCGCACGACCCTCTTTGGGGAAGACATCTACGTGCCGCCGCGAGATCGTCGGAGTGTCACGGCCATCAGTTTCGGTATTCAGGCACTTCCCAACGGGCCGAGCCAGATGGAAGCACTGCCGTTCGGCGCGCTGTACCTCTGGAGAAACTGGGACGATGACAATCGCCGGCTGCGAGGGACCTTCTCGGGGGTGGTGAATGATGTCGATTACACCATCGGTCTACGGGACTATCCGAACTGGTCGCTCCTGTTCACCTGGGACAACTTCATCCTTCCCATGGGACGCTCTGAATATGTCCAGGGGCAGCGCCAGAGGGGCACAGAACTGGAGTGGAGTTATGCCTTCGCCGGCGCCGGGCTAGGGTATCGCCTGCCGGTGCATCCGTTTCGGCAGGACAGTGCCGTCAATATTTCCGTTACCTATGAGGCCGGGTATCGGTGGTTCAAGGGTACCGGTCACACCGCGTCCGACTACGGAGTCCCCAAGGATACCTATGAAGGACGCATCCATTTTCGAATTCGCGCCGATGCGTTGAAGCGTAATCTGATGGAATTGCCGCATGAAGGGATCACCCTGGGCGGTGACCTGTTGCACGGTCATCGGGCCAAGTGGGACCGATGGGGCGGCGCCCCGTTCGATACGCCTGATTTCAAGAAGGAACGCACCTACATTCAGGCGAGCGCCTATGCGCTGGTGGCGACGGGATTGCCGTTTGTGGAGAGTGAAAAACATCGCCTGCTCACGAGCGTGCATGCCGGAATCGGCAAAGACCTGGATCGCTTTTCCGCCTTCCGGCTTCCCGGGCGTCCAACGGGATACGAGTGGGAAGCCATTTCTCTCCCCATGATCCACGGCGTGGCATTCAATGAACTGTTTCCCACGCGGTATGCGGTGGCGAATCTTCAATATCGCTATGAAGCGTTGTTTTTCCTCTATCCCTATGTCGAGGCCACATGGGGCCTGGTCGAACGGCCTGTGTTCACCTCTGGCACCGCCGTGAAACAGATCACAGATTCGATGCCTGCGCTCGGCGGAGGGGTGGTGACGGGGGCTCCCTGGAAATCACAAGTCGAGCTCAATTACACGTATAACTTCGGCATCTATCGCGACCCCGGCGGCGCTCCTCCGACCAAGGGGGGACATGGTCTGATCATCTTCTGGTCCAAGCAACTGTAACGAGGGAAGGCCCCTCGCTATCACGTGGAGAGAGTGGTAGGATTTTTCATCGCCCTGCTCAATTTCCCCTCTAGCCCGGAGCGCTGTCATGAAACCCAGAGTCCTCATCGCTGACGACCATACACTCGTGGCTGAAGGTATCGAAAAACTGCTGGAGCGTGAGTGTGAACTGTGCGGAAGAGTCGCGGACGGTCGAGCCCTTGTGCAGGCCGTTGAGCGTGACCGGCCGGATATTGCGCTTGTGGACATCGCGCTTCCGCTCCTCAACGGATTGGATGCCTGCCGACAAATCAAAAAATCCGCTCCAGACGTGAAGTTGCTCGTACTCACCATGCATGGCGAGCAGTACTTCGTGACGGAAGCGTTTCGAGCGGGTGTCTCCGGGTATGTCCTCAAGCAGTCTGTGGCTGAAGAGCTGGTGTTTGCCATCAGGGAAGTATTGAAGGGACGCATGTACGTGTCTCCGAGCGTGGCCGAGAATCTGGTCGAGCAGGCCCTCCATCCCAGCGCGGCGCAGCCGTCCGCCGACACCGCCTCACAGGATGGACTGAGTGTGCGCCAGCGGGAAGTGTTGCAGCTGATCGCAGAGGGGCAGTCAACGAAGGAGATTGCGTCGACCCTGAATGTCTCGATCAAGACGGTGGAGTTTCATAAAACGCGGATCATGAAACAGCTCGGTGTGCACAGCACAGCCGAACTGACCAAGCACGCCATCGCGATCGGCCTGATTGCGATGCCTCAACAGCCGACGGTTCCCGAGTCGAGGGTGTAGGCGTCAGGATGGTGGGTCATCCAGCGTGGTGAGACCTTGTGAGAGCGCGAAGCGCGTCAGTTCGGCCGTCGTGTGGATGCCCAGGCGTCTGGTGATATTCCCTTTGTGAAATTCTACGGCCTTTGCCGAGACCTTCAGTTCCGCCGCGATTTCCTTGGTGGAGAACCCCTTCGTCAGCAGTTGGAGGACCGCTTGCTGGCGGGGCGTCAGCTTGGAGGAGAATCCCTCCGGCTTCACCCAGGGCGTTTCGATCGCGTCCTGCACTTCCAGCGACAATTGCGGTGAGATATACCGTCGATTCTTCAGTGCTGCGGTGAGCGCCGACAAGAGTTCGGTCGACGCCGATTGCTTCAGCACATACCCGATGGCCCCCAGATCGAAGGCCTGTGAAATGTAAAATGGCTCGCTCATCATCGTGACGAAGATCAATTTGGCTTGGGGCACGCTTGCTCGAAGTTGCCGTGTCACATCCAGCCCGTTCATGGTCGGCATGGAAATGTCGAGCAGGATAATGTCGGGAGCCAGCGCCGGCGCAATACGCAGCAGCTCCTCTCCGTTCAACGCGGACCCGACCACGTCATATTCCGGTTCCAGCAATTGCCGATAGGCTTCCAGGACGATGCTGTGGTCGTCGGCGATCACGAGACGCGCTTTCGGCACGGACTCCTCCCTTCTGCGAGTCATACACTGTCTGCTTCAGCATACCAGGCCCAGCCCGAGCAATGAC is a window of Nitrospira sp. DNA encoding:
- a CDS encoding response regulator transcription factor — protein: MKPRVLIADDHTLVAEGIEKLLERECELCGRVADGRALVQAVERDRPDIALVDIALPLLNGLDACRQIKKSAPDVKLLVLTMHGEQYFVTEAFRAGVSGYVLKQSVAEELVFAIREVLKGRMYVSPSVAENLVEQALHPSAAQPSADTASQDGLSVRQREVLQLIAEGQSTKEIASTLNVSIKTVEFHKTRIMKQLGVHSTAELTKHAIAIGLIAMPQQPTVPESRV
- a CDS encoding response regulator transcription factor, encoding MPKARLVIADDHSIVLEAYRQLLEPEYDVVGSALNGEELLRIAPALAPDIILLDISMPTMNGLDVTRQLRASVPQAKLIFVTMMSEPFYISQAFDLGAIGYVLKQSASTELLSALTAALKNRRYISPQLSLEVQDAIETPWVKPEGFSSKLTPRQQAVLQLLTKGFSTKEIAAELKVSAKAVEFHKGNITRRLGIHTTAELTRFALSQGLTTLDDPPS